In a single window of the Plasmodium cynomolgi strain B DNA, chromosome 6, whole genome shotgun sequence genome:
- a CDS encoding cell division cycle protein 20 homolog putative translates to GNFLAVGLSNGVVQIWDLEKEVKIRKYRNHKRRVGALGWHYDTLSTGSGDTKIVCSDIRCKESSYAQLTNHTSEVCGLKWNYETKQLASGCNDNSVYIWDCRKCLPLFQLAKHTAAVKAMSWSPHNHNLLATGGGSADKKIFFWDTSTGDCLNELHTSSQVSNIFWSKHTNEFVSTHSYSLGQVVLWRYPQLLKVSALSGHALRVLYGALSPDGESIVTGSPDETLRLWRVFPRGGSNTARVNIAGGCLGRYPENCL, encoded by the coding sequence ggaaatttctTAGCTGTTGGATTGTCAAACGGAGTCGTTCAAATTTGGGATTTGGAGAAAGAGGTGAAGATACGAAAGTACAGGAATCACAAGAGACGAGTTGGAGCATTGGGATGGCACTACGACACGTTAAGTACTGGCAGTGGGGACACAAAGATCGTCTGTTCTGACATTAGATGCAAGGAGAGTAGTTACGCACAGCTAACTAATCATACTTCGGAAGTCTGTGGTCTTAAATGGAATTATGAAACGAAGCAGTTGGCTTCCGGGTGCAACGATAACTCTGTGTATATATGGGATTGCAGAAAATGCCTTCCTCTGttccagctagccaaacaTACTGCTGCAGTGAAGGCCATGAGTTGGTCTCCTCACAACCACAATTTGCTTGCTACTGGCGGAGGATCtgctgataaaaaaatttttttctgggaTACCTCCACAGGAGACTGTCTTAATGAACTGCACACAAGCTCCCAGGTTTCTAATATCTTTTGGTCCAAGCATACTAACGAGTTTGTTTCCACTCATAGCTACTCACTTGGCCAGGTTGTACTGTGGAGATATCCGCAGCTGCTAAAGGTTTCTGCACTCAGTGGCCATGCGCTCCGTGTGCTGTATGGCGCACTCAGTCCGGACGGCGAGTCCATCGTCACGGGCTCTCCCGATGAGACGCTGCGCCTCTGGCGGGTCTTCCCCAGGGGAGGCTCCAACACCGCTAGGGTGAACATCGCAGGGGGATGTCTCGGAAGATATCCGGAAAACTGTCTC